The DNA region AACCATTAAGCCAACGCCTCGGCTAGAAATGGATTTCAGTTACAACTACTCAACGCTTTCTTCGGTTGATGGCAGCGAAAATTATTTCAGCGGGGATATCTACCGATTCAACGGAAATTACAATTTTTCAAAAAACCTCTTCACGCGACTCATTGTGCAGTATGATTCATTCGGTGAGCAGCTGCAGATTTATCCGCTCCTTTATTACAAGGCAAATCCGTTTACGAAATTCTATATAGGGATGACGGATTACCTGAATTATTACGATCAGCAGGGGATCAACGGATACCGGGGTTTCAAACAGACCGATCGCCAATTCTTTGTCAAGTTTCAATACCTCATTCGGAGTTAATGGAACACGGATGCCGCGGAATAGACAGATTTGCACAGATTTAAATTTATTTTTCCTATCAGCAAATACCAGCTATATCCGTGTCATCTGTGTCCTATTAATCTATTTCATACTCAAGTATATCTCCGGGTTGGCAGTCGAGGGCTTTGCAGATTGCTTCCAGCGTAGAAAATCGAATGGCCTTGGCCTTTCCGGTTTTAAGTATGGACAAGTTTGAAATTGTTACTCCAACCTCCTCCGACAATTCCGTCAGCGACATATCGCGCTTCACCAGCATCAGATCCAGATTTATTTTGATGGCCATTGCTAGATAGTAAGTTTTTGTTCTTCGTAGATTCTAGTTCCTTGTTTAAAAAGATGGGCTACCAGTAGAACTATAAACCCGGCGATTAGCAAACTCCATTCAGGGAAAAAAGGTGGTACTAAATGAATTTTTGTAGGTAAGCTCAGTTCCTGGGCAATCAAGTAGGCTAACCAGTCTATTGAATACATATAGGGAAAAGCAATTAGTAACAGATAACTGATTATCCTTAACCGAGAACTATTTTCTTCATCCCAGGGATTATTTTGTTTTAAACTACTCAAGATATTTTTAATAAGCGTGAGACCATAAAATATTGCTGCATATAAACCAATCTGCATTATATAAGCTAGATAATACAACCATTTGTTTTCCATTGGGTAACCAAGCGGGGTAAATTCCAGCGTGACTACTTGGTTGTGCATCAGAGGATATTGTTGTTCATAAAATTCATAATAACTATTCAGGCCCTGAAGGTGAACAGTCATATCTAACTTGAAAATTGAAATAGCTGTCAGGTCAAGAATTTGAAGCAATAAAACAACAGGATACATAAGTAACCAAAAAAGAGTAATAACCCTTGCAAATTGAACAAGGTAGATTAAAATTCCAGATGTGCTCCACTTATTACTATTCGATTTACTCATTTCAGCCTCACTTTATTTGAATGTTTCGAGCAAATAACTGAATAAATTATTGAAAAGCAACAAAAATTTATTGATAAACAACAAATATTTGCCGTAATAAGGCAAATACAAGAAAGCTATAGAACGCCGATGACACAGATAAGGCTGTTTTCTAGGATAGGAAGAACACATACAAAAACCGCGTAAATCTGCTAAAACCGCGTCATCTGTGTTCCATTAAGCCTTGTTCTATTCTTCGTCTGGGCCGCCCATCAACGGTTCGTTCATCGCACGGATACTGGCATTGGGCAGGCCTTCGGGATAGTTATCCTTGCACATATCCAGTGCTTCAATGACGATTTCGAGGTGCATTTGCTTTGAGTCCTCATAGAAGTCCTGTGCCTCGTCACTCAGTTTGGGCTTTCCGTGTAAAGGCTTATCGCTCACACAGAGCAGGGTGGCATTGGGGATACGGTAGCGGTACCCGTTGGTAGCCACGGTCGCCGACTCCATATCTATAGCCACACTCCGGCTCATATGGATCTTCTCAACAGTTCTTCGTTTGATAAACTCCCAGTTACGGTTGCCGGTAGTGTAGATGGTACCCATTCGGTGACTTCTCCTGTACTTGTCAAGGGTCTCCTTCAGATACACATTCAAGAGATAGTTGGGTGTGATAGGAATATTCAGCGGCAGGATATTGTCGAGTACCCCGTCGTCGCGCATAAATCCGGTAGCAAGCACAAAATCACCGATCTCCTGGTGGTTACGCAGACCGCCGCAATGACCAACCATCACCATAGCATCGGGCCTGAGAACGGCCACATGATCGGTTATGGTCTTTGCATTTGAAGGTCCGACGCCAATATTGATAAGTGTGACGCCCTTATTTTCCGACAGCTTGTGATGAAAAGCCGGCATCTGCACGCCTTCCCTGGCCGGCTGTACGCAGTCGGGATAGCGCTCCTTGAATACCTCAACGTGCATATCGTAGTTGGTAAACAGGATGTACCGCTGGAAATCCTCGGGCTTGGTTCCGGTATAGTGTTCCAGGCGATTCAGTGATATGTCAATGCGCTCCGGACTAAACAGAAAAAGCTTCTTCTGGGTGATATCCCAGTCGTCCTCATCGGTATTGTCCAGCAGCTGAGGGTCATTCATCGCCAATCGCTCGCGGGAGGGGAGGATTTTAATCTCAGCTCCTTTCTCAGCCAGTTTTCTAAGCTCACGGAGCAGGTACCAGCGGTAGGCGGTGGGCTTTGCTATTTCTCCGGTGATGATGGGATTGTGCTTCGACCATGAGCGCTTGACCAATACCTTGGGATACTCCCCTTCGTTGTAAATAGACTCCATAAGGTCACAAGCCTGCTCAATATTATTTTCCAATGCGGCTTGGGAATCAATATCATCTTTATGAAATTCAAATCGCTTATCCATACAAACCAATACTTATGAGTGAATCTAATTTCAATTATCGCATCGAGCCTTGGTCGATTGTCACAGAAAATAAGGAATATAAAACACCAATTTTTAATCTTTTAAAAAGAAGCATGAAGTTGCAGGCAGTGGATGAGACCGACCGCGGCGACTTCTATGTGCTGGATGCGCCTGAGTGGATCAATATCATTGCCATTACCGAAGATGATGAGATCATCTTGGTGGAACAGTATCGCTACGGCATTGAAGAACCGACCCTTGAAATTCCCGGAGGAATGGTGGATGAGGGGGAGGAGCCGCTGCAGGGAGCGAAGCGTGAGATGCTGGAGGAGACGGGGTATCGCTCGGATACATGGAGCAGCCTTGGGAAAGTGAGTTCTAACCCGGCCATTATGACTAATTTTACGCATATGTATCTGGCGAAGAACTGTATTTTTGAAGGAGCGGAAAATCCCGATACGCACGAACGAATCAACGTTCACACTATGCCCGTGGATGATTTTCTGGAACTGGTGAAAAACGGTACGGTGCACCACGCCATCGTCCTCGCCGCCGTTGCCCGTTACCTCCTTATAGAACACGGATAACGCAGATTGAACGGATTTGAAATAACTTAATAATCCTAATCTGTGATAATCTGCTATATCCGTTAGATCTGTGTTCTATAAAAAAATTGCAGTACTAATGAGAGAACTTTATCATACGAGACTGTAAACTTTCGATTTGAGAACGATTTGCCGCTCTTTTACGGTTACTTTCAAGTCAGAACGAAACAATAATGCAGATAATAGGTCAGAAAAAAAGAGCCATGATTGAAACAGGAAAAAAAATTGATACGGATTTTGAGTTGGACGTCGTTAAAAACGGTGAAGAAAAAACTGTGAACTTCAGCGAGTTGCTGGATCGGCCGACTATCGTGTCGGTGTACAAGCGCAACAACACCTCCGGCTGTGACAAACAGAACAAAAGCTTGTCAGAACATGCCGATTGGTTTGATAAAAAAGGATATAACCTTGTGGCAGTAAGCAAGGATACCTGTGGATCCCATAAGAATTATGCCGAGAAGCTGGATATCAACTATGTGCTGGCTTCCGATCGGGATTATAAGTTTGCCAAAGCGACCGATTCCATTGTTGAGAAGAAGATGTACGGCAACACCTATGAAGCCCCTTCACGGTCGGCTTATGTAATTGATACCGACGGAACGGTTTTAGGCATTATTGAAAAAGTTAATACCAAAGATCACGCTCATGAGTTAAAAGAGCTGATCGAGAATTTGTAAACACCTTAGATGAAATCACTTGTAATTGTAGAGTCACCCACAAAAACGAAAACCCTTAAAAAGTATCTTCCCAAAGATTATGTCATAGATTCTTCTATGGGACATATTAGGGATTTACCGGCCTCAGCCAAGGAGATTCCTTCGAAGTATAAGAAGGAAGACTGGTCGAATCTCGGCGTTAACGTGGATAAGGGTTTCGAACCGCTCTACGTGATTCCTGCAAGCAAGAAGAAAGTAGTCAAAAATCTTAAAAAGCTGCTGAAGCAGTCGGATGAACTCATACTGGCGACTGATGAAGACCGCGAAGGGGAAGCCATATCCTGGCACCTGACTGAATTGCTGAAACCGGATGTTCCGGTGAAGCGCATGGTCTTTCGTGAGATCACCAAGGAAGCCATCGAGCAGGCTCTTGAGAATTTCAGAGACATTGACATGAACCTGGTCAATGCCCAGGAAGCACGCCGTATTATCGATAGGCTGGCCGGGTACACGGTATCGCCCCTACTCTGGAAGAAGATTGCTCCCAAGCTTTCTGCCGGACGGGTGCAGTCAGTGGCAGTTCGTTTTCTCGTAGACCGCGAGCGAGAGCGCATGAAGTTTCGGTCGGCGCGGTATTGGGACTTGAAAGCCAAGCTTCACAAGCAGGATGATGAGTACATCTTCGAAGCAGATCTGACCCACCTGGATGGCAAGCGTCTGGCTTCCGGCAAAGACTTTGATGAAAATACCGGTAAGTTGAAGAAGCCGAAATCAGTAGTACTGCTGGATGATAAGAAGGCCTCACAGCTTCGTGATGATCTGGACCAAGCTGAGTGGAAAGTTTCGAATGTTGAGAAAAACAGGCAGAAACGAAATCCGTCTCCTGCCTTCATAACTTCTACTCTTCAGCAGGAAGCCAACCGCAAGCTGGGTTTCTCGGCGAAGCAGACCATGGGCGTGGCTCAGAAACTATATGAGAACGGGTATATTACCTACATGCGTACCGACTCGGCGCGACTGTCGGGACAGGCTATCAACGCTGCTCGCACGGCCGTTGAAAAGGAATACGGGAAGGAATATTTATTTGACCGGGTGCGTAATTATGGAGGGGGATCCAAAGGTGCCCAGGAAGCACACGAAGCGATTCGTCCGGCCGGAAGTTCTTTCCGGAAACCGGAGGACGCCGGCTTAAGCGGTGCTCAGTTCCGACTTTATGATATGATCTGGAAGCGAACCATAGCTACACAGATGGCGCAAGCCGAGCTTGAATTTACTAACGTCACCATCGAAGCTAAAGCCAACGGAAAAACTGCAGAATTCAGAACCAGCGGCAAAGAGATTATTTTTCCCGGTTTTTTCCGCGCCTATGTGGAAGGAAGTGACGATCCGGAAGCAGCTCTCGAAAACCAGGAGAACTACTTGCCAGGTATGTCAGAAGGTGAAGAGGTCATTGAGGATGGTGTGGAGCCGATATCCCACGAAACCAAGCCACCGGCCCGGTTTACTGAGGCCAGTCTGGTTAAGGAACTGGAAAAACAGGGTATCGGACGTCCGAGTACTTACGCCACGATTATTAGCACTATCCAGGATCGCGGATACGTAGAAGCGGATGGTAAAACATTGATTCCTACCTTCACTGCATTTGCAGTGACTGAACTCTTGGAAAAGAACCTGGAGGATCTGGTTGACAGTGACTTCACCTCCGATATGGAAAACAAGCTGGATAAAATAGCGCAAGGTGAACTCGATATTGAGACCTATCTCAGTTCCTATTTCAATGGCGAGGAAGGTCTCAAAGCCAAAGTGGAAAAACAGGAAGAGAAGATCGATCCCCAGGAGGCCAAACATTTGCACCTTCCTTTGCAGGATCTGGATGATATCCAGGTATTTGTCGGTCGATTCGGACCCTACATCAAAAAGCAGGTGAACGGTGAAGAACTTACGACATCCATACCGGTTAGCTGGAAACCAAGTGACCTTACGGCCGAGAAGCTGGAAGAACTTATCAAAACGGAAGAAGAGGGTCCCAAGTCGATCGGCGATCATCCCGAAAGCGGAGAGCCTATCTTTGTATTGAATGGCCGGTACGGCCCCTATGTGCAGGTCGGCGAAGTCACTGAGGATAACAAGAAGCCCAAGCGCGCTTCCCTGTTGAAAGGAATGTCGCCGGAAGATGTGGATCTGGAATTGGCATTGAAATTACTCGAACTCCCAAGAAGCCTTGGCAATCATCCGGACACCGGTAAGGAGATTAAAGCCGGGGTAGGGCGATATGGCCCGTTTGTAGTGCATGACGGTACCTTCGCCTCACTGAAACGCAGTGATAACGTATTGGATATTGAACTGGACCGGGCTGTTGAACTGCTTTCTGAGAAAAAGAAAAAATCGAACCGGAAGAGTGCAGCCATTAAGGAACTAGGAGAGCATCCCGAAGACGGCAAGAAAGTTCGCGTGATGGATGGCAGATATGGACCTTATATCAAGCACGGTAAAAAGAATTACAGTTTATCTGATGATGTGGATCCGGAAGCGGTGACGATGGAAGACGCCATCAAGCTGATCACAGAAAAAGCGAAGTAGGTAGGAGCAAGAAGCAAGAAGTGAAAAGCTAAGAGGCAAGTTC from Halalkalibaculum roseum includes:
- a CDS encoding DUF2975 domain-containing protein, with the translated sequence MSKSNSNKWSTSGILIYLVQFARVITLFWLLMYPVVLLLQILDLTAISIFKLDMTVHLQGLNSYYEFYEQQYPLMHNQVVTLEFTPLGYPMENKWLYYLAYIMQIGLYAAIFYGLTLIKNILSSLKQNNPWDEENSSRLRIISYLLLIAFPYMYSIDWLAYLIAQELSLPTKIHLVPPFFPEWSLLIAGFIVLLVAHLFKQGTRIYEEQKLTI
- a CDS encoding NUDIX hydrolase; translation: MSESNFNYRIEPWSIVTENKEYKTPIFNLLKRSMKLQAVDETDRGDFYVLDAPEWINIIAITEDDEIILVEQYRYGIEEPTLEIPGGMVDEGEEPLQGAKREMLEETGYRSDTWSSLGKVSSNPAIMTNFTHMYLAKNCIFEGAENPDTHERINVHTMPVDDFLELVKNGTVHHAIVLAAVARYLLIEHG
- a CDS encoding helix-turn-helix domain-containing protein, which translates into the protein MAIKINLDLMLVKRDMSLTELSEEVGVTISNLSILKTGKAKAIRFSTLEAICKALDCQPGDILEYEID
- a CDS encoding AMP nucleosidase; this translates as MDKRFEFHKDDIDSQAALENNIEQACDLMESIYNEGEYPKVLVKRSWSKHNPIITGEIAKPTAYRWYLLRELRKLAEKGAEIKILPSRERLAMNDPQLLDNTDEDDWDITQKKLFLFSPERIDISLNRLEHYTGTKPEDFQRYILFTNYDMHVEVFKERYPDCVQPAREGVQMPAFHHKLSENKGVTLINIGVGPSNAKTITDHVAVLRPDAMVMVGHCGGLRNHQEIGDFVLATGFMRDDGVLDNILPLNIPITPNYLLNVYLKETLDKYRRSHRMGTIYTTGNRNWEFIKRRTVEKIHMSRSVAIDMESATVATNGYRYRIPNATLLCVSDKPLHGKPKLSDEAQDFYEDSKQMHLEIVIEALDMCKDNYPEGLPNASIRAMNEPLMGGPDEE
- a CDS encoding peroxiredoxin, whose amino-acid sequence is MQIIGQKKRAMIETGKKIDTDFELDVVKNGEEKTVNFSELLDRPTIVSVYKRNNTSGCDKQNKSLSEHADWFDKKGYNLVAVSKDTCGSHKNYAEKLDINYVLASDRDYKFAKATDSIVEKKMYGNTYEAPSRSAYVIDTDGTVLGIIEKVNTKDHAHELKELIENL
- the topA gene encoding type I DNA topoisomerase — encoded protein: MKSLVIVESPTKTKTLKKYLPKDYVIDSSMGHIRDLPASAKEIPSKYKKEDWSNLGVNVDKGFEPLYVIPASKKKVVKNLKKLLKQSDELILATDEDREGEAISWHLTELLKPDVPVKRMVFREITKEAIEQALENFRDIDMNLVNAQEARRIIDRLAGYTVSPLLWKKIAPKLSAGRVQSVAVRFLVDRERERMKFRSARYWDLKAKLHKQDDEYIFEADLTHLDGKRLASGKDFDENTGKLKKPKSVVLLDDKKASQLRDDLDQAEWKVSNVEKNRQKRNPSPAFITSTLQQEANRKLGFSAKQTMGVAQKLYENGYITYMRTDSARLSGQAINAARTAVEKEYGKEYLFDRVRNYGGGSKGAQEAHEAIRPAGSSFRKPEDAGLSGAQFRLYDMIWKRTIATQMAQAELEFTNVTIEAKANGKTAEFRTSGKEIIFPGFFRAYVEGSDDPEAALENQENYLPGMSEGEEVIEDGVEPISHETKPPARFTEASLVKELEKQGIGRPSTYATIISTIQDRGYVEADGKTLIPTFTAFAVTELLEKNLEDLVDSDFTSDMENKLDKIAQGELDIETYLSSYFNGEEGLKAKVEKQEEKIDPQEAKHLHLPLQDLDDIQVFVGRFGPYIKKQVNGEELTTSIPVSWKPSDLTAEKLEELIKTEEEGPKSIGDHPESGEPIFVLNGRYGPYVQVGEVTEDNKKPKRASLLKGMSPEDVDLELALKLLELPRSLGNHPDTGKEIKAGVGRYGPFVVHDGTFASLKRSDNVLDIELDRAVELLSEKKKKSNRKSAAIKELGEHPEDGKKVRVMDGRYGPYIKHGKKNYSLSDDVDPEAVTMEDAIKLITEKAK